TTTCCTGCAACACCCGCAAGAGCTTGGCCTGCAATGCCAACGGCATGGAGTTCAGCTCGTCGAGCAGGATGGTGCCGCCGTCGGCCTTTTCGAAAAGGCCGGGCTTGTCGTTTGCGTCGGTGTAGGATCCCTTGACCGTTCCGAACAGGATGCACTCCAGCAGATTTTCCGGAATCGCCGCGCAGTTCACCGGGATGAACGGTCTGTCGCGCCGGTCGCTTTCCGTATGGATGGCCTGGGCGAAAACCTCCTTGCCGACGCCCGATTCGCCCCAGATCATCACCGAGGAAGCGGTTCCCGCGGCGACCCTGGAGGCGTCGACGACCGCGCGCAGTTTTTCATCGCGGCCCACGATGCTGTCGAAGGTGTAAAGGCTCGGGGCGCTGACGCTGGAGAGCGGGGATTTCGCCTTCTTCCCGGAGTCGCCGAACATGGCCGGCCCGAGCCAGATGATGAAGGCGATGCATCCGTCCTTCTTGCCCCGATCGAAAAGAGGAAAGAAATCCGTGACCGTGCTGGCCAGATAGTTTTTGGTGGTTTTGTACCAGTAGGCCCGCTTCAGGAGGGGTTCGCCCTTCTGCAGGCACTCCATGGTGGGGATCAGGTCGCGCTCGTGAGGAAGATAGAGGCTGGTGATGTGCCGACCGATCACATTGATTTCTGTGAACCCGTCGGTGCGGCGCTGGATGGGATTCATGTATTCGCAGATGCCCTTGGCGTTCACGACGGCGACACCGACGGCCATGGAGTCCCACAGGGCCTGCATTTCCTGGGTCAGGACGCTTGCGCGGCTGACATTGTGGAATTTGCGGATGTCGAAATCCATAGTCCCCCTCTCTCAGGGCTGTTGTTCTTCAGGCCCGCCTTTCAGATATTGGCGAACTCCGGCCGGAACCGCAAGGCGGCGTCGGCCAGAAAATCAAAACCAGCGCGGAGCAGAGAATGCAGGCGATGCCCGTGACGGCTTGGGCCGTCACGGGTTCGTGCAGGCACGCAAAGCCGAGCAGCGCGGCGCAGAGCGGTTCAGCCAGGCCCAAGGTGGCGGCGGTGGGCGCGGGTGTTTTCATCAACCCCGCGAGCATGAGCGAAAAAGCAAGCGCCGCGGTGACGACGCCGAGGTTCAACGCGACCAGGACGCCTTTGACCGACAGCAGCCAGTGCAACGGAGAAATGAAGAGAAAGGGTCCGAGGAGGAGGCCGCAAAGCAGGCAGGCCATCATCATGATGGCTTCAGGCGCGTACATCCGGAGAGGCTTGCTGCAGACTACATAGACCGCGTAGGACAGTCCGGCGGCCAGCGAAGGCAGCAGGCTGCACAGGCGGTCCAGCGCCCCATCGGTCCAGTTCAGCAGCACCAATCCGAGCACGGCCGCCGCAGTGGCCGGATACCAGGCGCGCACAGGTTTTTCTCTGTATATCAGCCAATTCAATGCCGCCACGCCGAGCGGCGATACCCCGATGCTCGCCACCGTGCCCACGGCCACGCCGACCGAGGCGGTGCCTGTGAAAAACAGCACCTGGTATCCCGCCAGCCCCAAGGCGGGCAGGAGCACCCCTTTTAGCGGCCAACGGCCTTTATTCGGCAGAATTCCCCTCCAAACGCACCATGCCGCCAGCGCTGCACCGCCGATGAGCATCCGCAGGGCCCCTATGACGAGGGGGGTGGCCCCGTCTCCGACCACCAGGGCCTGGGCGAATCCCGTGGTGCTGAAGCATAGGGCCCCGGCGAGAACGAGGAGCGGGCCGTTCAGAGTCGGTTGAATCAACATGTCGGCGTCACCTGGGACAGAACGTTTATCGGCGAAAATCCCCCCGTCGCGGACAGGACCGTGACGGGGGGATTGTTTATTGCGCGGAACCTTTGTTTTAGTTCGTGGACTTGGCCTCGGCGCCTCTCTTGCCGGGGTTGAAGAACACCTGGATGTCCTCCGAGCCGGGCATGTGCCGACGGACTTCCCGTTCAGGCATGTCCATCCAGGTCTTGCGGCTGGAGTAGTAGAAGAACACGCCCATGACGACCCACACGGTCAGGCACCATGCCGGCGCGGCGCCGATGGCCGCCGGCGAACCGGGGATGCACAGAAGCAGCAGGCAGAGCACGGAGGTCAGCGCGCCGACGACGCAGTAGAAGGACTTCAGATTCTTGCCTTCGGCGTTGGTCGTCAGCAACATGCGGCGGGCGGCCAGGCAGGTGTACAGGTAGCCGATGGCCGTGCCCACGGCGCTCATGTCCACCGTCCAGCCCACTGCGGAGCGTCCGGCGTAGGGGGTCAGCAGCACGAGAATGATCGTGAAGACGACGGCCTTGTAGGGGCTGCGGTACTTCGGATGGATGTCGCCGAACCAGGTGGGCAGGATCCGGCCGCGGGCCATGGCCAGCATGAGACGGGTGGAGGCGACGTAGAAACCGTTGATGCCGGTGCATACGGCTCCCAGCACGGCGCAGGCGAGGATGACGGCGCCGAACTTGCCGAAGGCCAGCGTGGCCGCTTCGGCCGTGGCCCAGGCGACGCCGCCGGCGGCGCGTTGCTGGGCCATCTTCTGGAGCATCTCGGGATACGGGATCGCGAGGCCGGCGGCGAGCGTCACCAGGCTGTAGAGCGCCATACCGACGATGATGGCGATGAGCATGATGTTGCGGGAGCGGGCCGGGTCGAAGGCGAACTCCTCGGCGGCCTGGGGCACCGTGTCGAAGCCCACGTAGAGGAAGGGCGAGATGGCGAAGATGATCAGGACGCAGGAGAAGGCGGACTTGCCCTCGGCGAAGACCGGAGTCAGGTTCGAGAGGTGCGCGGTATCCAGCGAGGAGACGCCGAAGATCAGGGCCAGGATGCCGAAGGTGAGCATGAAGGCCAGCACCACCTGGATCTTGCCCGCGACGCTGACGCCGCGATAATTCATGATGCCGAAGGCGAGCACCGCGATGCTCATCAGGATGACCTCGCCGGCGTAAACCTTCCAGCCGGCGATCGTGTAGAGTTCCCCGAAGTTCAGGAAGCCCGGCAACAGGAAGCGGCAGATCAGGGCGAGCGCGGAAATGTTGATGGCGATGATCGCGATGTAGCCGATGATGAGCGCCCATCCGCAGATGAACGCGGCGACCGGGCCGAACCCGATGTAGGCCCAGGCGAATTCGCCGCCGGCCACCGGGGCGTACTTGATCATGTAGCTGTATGCCATGGCCACGAAGCTGATCAGAAACGCGCCGATGGCGAAGCCGAGCAGCGTACCGAGCGGACCGGCCTGGGGCAGGAACATGTCGCCGGGCAGCACGAAGCAGCCCCACCCTACGATGGAGCCCAGCGCGAGTGCGCAGACCTGTAAGGGAGACAGCGTCCTTTCCAACTTTACTTGTTCAGACATAGGCTTCCTCAACCTCCTCAGAATACACGATGCATCCGCCACAAGTCCATACCTGACTTTTGCGTCTGAGGTTTATCGCCGTCAGTCCGCTTTGAGAGAAGTATGGAGACAACACACTAAATGCAAATAAACCGATAAAGAGAGCATTTCTTGATCAGTTGCATGGAGCGCTGTGGTCGTTTCATGCGTAATGCATATTCATGTGCAGATATTCACAAATGCCGTGTAAACGCGTACAGAATAGCAACTCGTATGCCATGGGCCCCGTGGAGACGCCTGCCGAGCCTACTTGCCCGAAAGGAAAAGATATTTCTGTTCTAGGAATGTTTCTTAAAAAGAAGATTTCTTTCTTTTTCGAAAAAATTTTAGTGAGAACGAAGTTTTTTCTTCTGCAAAAGTCCCTGGAGCATCTCCCACCCCCAAAGTCGACTTTTCGGAACCGGCAGAAAAATAAAATGTTTCTCCAAGCGTCAGTGTGGAGCGGCCTTTTCCTTGCATATCCCGGCCGATTTCTCTGAACCCGGAGGGAACTGAGCCATGATCACGCGAAAAGATCTGTTGTCGGAGATCATCGAACGCGAACTCGCCATGTTCCAGAGCGTGAATAATCGCGGGGGGCGGGCGGACTGCCAGGACATGCCCGAGAGTTTTCGCCTGATGCGCGAAATCACCCATGCCGTCCTGTCCGTCGCCTTTTTGGAGAGTTATGGGCAGGATCTGCGTCGCGCTGAACGAGATGGGCGCAATTTCATGACCGAAAAATACGCGATCATGGAAGGGCAGATCGCGCCCATCAATCCCGACCCGCGCATCCCCGAGATCGCGGACCAGGAGACTGACTGGCGCGAAGCCGTGGCCGCGGAATTCCCCCATGCCGTCGAACCGGGTGGGAGTGAGGCCTTCCGCCGCTATCTCCGCGCGGAGCTGCAAACCTATTCGCCGGGCACCATCGGGGCCTATGCGGAATGCGTGGACGCCGCCCGGCGCGAAGGGCGGAATCTGGCCCGCGAACGCTACGATCTTCTCATGAGCAAACTGGGTTTCGGCTCTCTCGCGGAGCGCGAGGCATCCGTGGAGAGGGGCGGCTGAGCCGCCCATGAAAAGGATACGGACGGACCATGTTCGACCTGGAGCACATCATCGTCTTCTCCGCCTGGCTTTGCGGCGGCTTCATCTCCGGCGTGAGCGGCATCGGCGGGGCCATGTTCGCCGTGCCGATCGCCGCGGCGTTCATCCCGATGCACGAGGTCATCGTCCTGAGTTGCATCCTGAACTTGGCCATGGATGCGGGCATCTGCGTCATGCAGTACCGCTTCTGCCGCGTCACGGCGGTGCTGCCGATGCTGGCCGGGGCCATCCCCGGCTCCTTCGCGGGGCTGTACATCCTGAAATTCGTCTCCGGCGACGTGCTGCAGGGCGGTGTGGGCCTGCTGTTGCTTTTTTATGTCTGGTGGCAGTATGCCTCCCGCAAGACCAAGCCCCGGGGGGAATCCTGGCCCGTCGGCGCCTCGGCCGGTCTGGCCGCGGGGCTTCTGGGCACCGCCATCTCTTTCGACGGACCGCCGGTCGGCGCGTATGGGCTCTACGCCGGATGGCAACCCCGGGTGTTTCTGGGAACGATGAGCGTGTTCTTCGTCCTGCGCAGCACATTGACCTGCACCCTGCAGGGGATGGCCGGGCTTTATACGCCGTCCGTGCTCAGCTACGCGATGGTCGGCGTACCGGCGACGTTTCTCGGGGCCTTGCTGGCCTATCCCCTCACCAAGCGGATTCCACAGCTCGTCTTCCGCCGTGTGCTCATGGTGATCATCGCGGTGGCCGGGGCGTCCTGCCTCCTCCGTTCGTTGCTATGACCGGTCGGGATGATCCGCACGTTTTTCCCCGAACTGCGCCGGATCACCCGACCCCCCGGGAGGTGCGCGGATGAGTGGGGAAAACGGTGGTGGTCTCGCCCTGAGTCGTTTTTTTTATGCCGAATATGGGCGGGACATTCTGCGCTGGCTGCTTCCGGATGTTTTCCCCCACATGGCGGTCGGGCTGGTGGGGGAAGGCTCGGAATGCTTCGGCTTCGACGACGTCCTTTCCCGTGACCATGACTGGGGACCGGCTTTTTGCGTCTGGCTTCCGGCGAATGAGCTGGAAGCGTCGCGCGAGTCGATTCTCACGGCGTTGGCTGAGCTGCCCGATGAGTTTCGAGATCATGCGACGCGGCTGAACCCGCCGCGTCCGGCGGATCGCGTGGGCCCCTTGTCCGTGGAGGATTTCTACGAACGCTTCACCGGACTTCGCCGCCCGCCCGAGAGCTGGCGGGAATGGCGGCTCATTCCCGAACCGAACCTGGCCGTCTGCACCAACGGCGAGGTCTTCGAGGACAACCTCGGCCTGTTCTCCGCATGGCGGGAGACCCTGCTGACCTCCTTCCCCAAGGATCTCCGGCTGAAAAGGCTCGCGGTCCGCTGTTTCGACATGGCGCAGGCCGGGCAGTACAACCTGCTCCGCATGGGCTCGCGGGAGGACGCGGCGGCCGTCCTGTTCTGCGCGGCGCGTTTCGCTGAACAGGCGGTGTCCTGCGTCTTTCTGCTCAACAGGCGTCATGCGCCGTTCTACAAATGGGCCGCCCGGGGCGTCCGCGCCCTGCCCCGGCTTGGAATGGAGGCCGGAGAGGTGTTGGACGTCCTGTCCGGCGTCCGCTGGAGCGATGCGGGCGAACGCGGGCGGGCGCAGGACGCCGTGGAAGCCTTTTGCGCACAGGTGGCCACCGAGCTTCGCCGCCAGGAGGTGAGCGGCGCGGCGGGCGACTGGCTCCTTGATCACGCCGAGTCCGTGCGGGCGCGGATCACGATCCCGGCGCTGAGGGAGATGCCGTTGTCGCTGGAGTGAGCGGGCGCACCCGTCGCCGCATGATGACGAAAAAAGGCCCCGATCCCTCGGGGCCTTTTTTCGTCATCGGGAAGTCGCGGAAGCGGTGCGGGCTCAGCAGACCCCGTGGAAGGTCACCCGGTCGTGGTACTCGGCCTGCTTGCCCTTGTTCCAGCGGGACACGGGGCGGTAATAGCCCACGATGCGGGTGTATATTTCGGTTTCCGCGCCGCATTCCGGGCAGGCGTCCTGCTCGCCGCGCAGGTAGCCGTGCTCCTTGCAGATGGAAAAGGTCGGCGTGATGGACAGGTAGGGGATTTTGGTCATGCTGAAGGCCTTGATGATGAATTGCTTGAGGGCCCCCATGTCCGCCGCCGACTCGCCCAGGAAGGTGTGGAAAACCGTGCCGCCGGTGTACAGCGGCTGGAGCTGGTTCTGGTGTTCCAGGGCCATGATCACATCGTCGCAGAGATGCACGGGCAGGGCCGTGGAGTTCGTGTAGTAGGGCGTGCCGTTGCCCTGGGCCTGGATCTCGGAATAGAGGCTTTTGTCGATCTTGGCCAGGCGGTAGCTCGTGCCTTCGGCGGGCGTGGCCTCCAGGTTGTAGAGGTTGCCGGTCTCCTCCTGGAAGCGCGAGGTGAGGTCGCGCAGATGGTTCAGGGTCCGGCGCATGAGCCGGATGCCCGCCTCGGTTTCGATGCCCTTGCCCAGGAGGTTCAGGCAGGCCTCGTGACCGCCCAGGATGCCGATGGTCGAGAAGTGCCCCTTGTATCCGTTGCGCAGGTACCTCCGGGACCAGGGGAACATGCCGTTCTCCAGGTTGTTGGTGATGAGCTTGCGCTTGTACTCCAGGGAATTCTTGGCCAGTTCGGAGTACTCCGTGACCAGCTCCAGGAAGTCTTCCTCGCTCTGGGCCAGGTAGGCCAGCTTGGGCAGGTTCAGGGTCACCACGCCGATGGAGCCGGTGAGGTCGCCCGCGCCGAACAGACCGCCGGTCTTCTTGCGCAGTTCGCGAAGGTCCATCTGGAGGCGGCAACACATGGAGCGCACGTCCTCGGGCGAGAGGTCGGAGTTGATGAAGTTCTGGAAGTAGGGGACGCCGTATTTGGCCGTGAGCTTGAGCAGCAGTTCGCCGATTTCCGAATCCCAGGGGAAGTCCTTGGTCACGTTGTAGGTCGGGATGGGGAAGGAGAAGATGCGGCTGTTGTAGTCGCCCTCGAACATGACCTCCAGGAAGGCGCGGTTGATCATCTCCATTTCCTCGACATACTCGCCGTAGGTGGAGTCCTGGAGCTTGCCGCCGATGATCACCGCCTCGTCGGCGATGTGCCTGGGCGGCACGAGGTCGAAGGAAAGGTTGGTGAACGGGCTTTGGCCGCCCCAGCGCGAGGTCGTGTTCAGGTTGAAGACGAACTTCTGCATGGCCTGGCGCACTTCGTCGTAGGAGAGCTGGTCGTGGCGCACGAAGGGGGCCAGGTAGGTGTCCACGTTGTTGAAGGCCTGGGCTCCGGCCCACTCGTTCTGGAGCGTGCCCAGGAAGTTGACCATCTGGCCCAGGACCGAGTCGAAATGGCGCGCGGGACCGGCCGAGGAGCGGCCCTCCAGGTTGAAACCTTCCAGGAGCAGGTCGCGCAGACTCCAGCCCGCGCAGTAGCCGGCCAGGCCGAAGGAAAGATCGTGGATGTGGAAGTAGCCGTGCTCGTGGGCCAGGCGCACTTCCTCGGGATATTTCTCCAGGGCGTAGCGGGCCTGCACCGTGCCCGAGAGGTGGAGCATGAGGCCCTGAAAGGAGTGGGTCATGTTGGCGTTCTCGGACACGCGCCAGTCGGCCTTGCCGAGGTAGTCGTCGATGATCTCCTTGATGTCCAGGTAGGCCTCGCGCTGGTTGCGCAGTTGGCGGCGTTTCTCACGGTAGAGCACGTAGCGGCGGGCCACGGTGTAGAGCCTCGATTCCATGAGCACTTGTTCGACCATGTCCTGGACGAATTCCTGCTCGGGAATCTCGATGCCTTCGAGCTTGGCCTCGACCTTCTTGCCCAGTCGCTTGGAGAGGATGGGATCCTTGATCCCGCTGGCCTGCAGGGCCTTGAAGATGGCTTGGGCGATCCTATCCGTTGACCACGTTTCCAACCGGCCGTCGCGCTTCATGATCTGCGTGGGCATTTGCTCTCCTCGGGGCTCTGTACGTTTGCAGCGTGAGTGTATGTCCAGCGGGGAGGTAACCCCTTGCGGTCTCGATGTCGTCGCCGGTCAGCCCGGGAACGCGCGTCAGGCGGAAGGAAAACGCACCGGGACGGCGCTCGGCCTGGGCGAAGACGGACTCCAGGTTGCGCCTCGCCTCGGCGGCGGTGACGCGGTCCCCGCTCAGGGCGGGATACAGGGCGTAGGGGCCCTTGACGTCCACGGCGCAGTGTTCGGCCAGCCCGGAATCCAGGGCCTCGGCCAGGATTTCAGGGCGCATGCCGTTGCTGTCCAGCTTCACGGGCAGGCCGATCTTGCGGATTTCGTAAAGCAGTTCGCCCAGTCCCGGGGCGCAGGTGGCCTCGCCGCCGGTGACCGTGACCCCGTTCAGCCAGCGTTTGCGCTCGGCCAGGAAGAGCAGGAGCTTGGAGCGGGCGAACAGGGGCTGGCTCTCCATGTTCCAGGCCAGCTCGAAATTGTGGCAGGTGGGGCAGCGGAGGTTGCAGCCTCCGAGGAAGATCACGCAACAGGAGCGGCCGGGCCAGTCACAGAGGGACAGACGCTGCAGACCGCGCACATGAGTCCATATGGAGGCGTGTTCTTCCATGTCCAGCCGGGGCGCGAGACGCGCCGGTTGAGGGGGCCGGTACGGAGAAGACGGACATCGCGGGGGAACTCCGCGGGCATCCCCGTCCCGCTCCGGCGGAGAATTCGGCTTGCGCCGACACAGTGAAACAGCACAGCGAACGTGGGGTCAGGTATACGCCCGCGGGCATTTTTTGTACAGGGGGAGGGCGGAAAAAAATGAAAGCTTTGGCTGAATTGGGATGATAAAGGCGGTTATCGGAGATTATTTGGAAACCGTGAAAGTTTTCAACAGTACTGATCAAAGATACTCGTCGGAAATACAGGGAGTTTTCTAGACATAGTTTAGAAAAAAAAACACGCCTTCCCGCAAGAAGGATTTTTCGACAAGGAGCTGAGAAGGGAGTGAAAGGGCAGGTGGTTACGTTGTCGTGTAAAGAAAGCGTAACACAAACCCGTACGCACTGTAAATCTGGAAACGGGAAAGGATTTCTCTGTCATTCCCAAAGCCCCGGCGTACGCCCCTTCGCGCCCGCCGGGCCGGCGCCGGAACGCGCATGGGCGCTTTATACTTGGCAAAGGCGCTGCAATCATTGTATGGATTCGTGAAACGGATGGGGAAATCGGTGCGCCGGGCCCCCGGGTTTTCGATGAGGTAGGTTGCCGCACGTGGATACCGTCAATATCGCCAAGCCTTTCGTCAGCGCCACAGTGGGCGTGCTCTCGATGATGGCCATGATTTCGCCCAAGGCGGGAAAGCCCTACGTCAAGCGGGACAGCCTGGCCAAGGGCGACGTCTCCGCCGTGGTGGGCATCACCGGGGCCAAGAACGGAACCATCTCCCTGTCCTTCGAGAAGGCCTGCGCCGTGGCCATCGTCAAGAACATGCTCGGCGACGAGATCACGGACATCCTCACCGATGTGCGTGACGCGGTGGGCGAGATCACCAACATGGTTTC
This is a stretch of genomic DNA from Desulfovibrio aminophilus DSM 12254. It encodes these proteins:
- a CDS encoding sigma-54 interaction domain-containing protein, with amino-acid sequence MDFDIRKFHNVSRASVLTQEMQALWDSMAVGVAVVNAKGICEYMNPIQRRTDGFTEINVIGRHITSLYLPHERDLIPTMECLQKGEPLLKRAYWYKTTKNYLASTVTDFFPLFDRGKKDGCIAFIIWLGPAMFGDSGKKAKSPLSSVSAPSLYTFDSIVGRDEKLRAVVDASRVAAGTASSVMIWGESGVGKEVFAQAIHTESDRRDRPFIPVNCAAIPENLLECILFGTVKGSYTDANDKPGLFEKADGGTILLDELNSMPLALQAKLLRVLQEKRVRRLGSFTEIPVDVRIISILNEPPLQAVERGILRRDLYYRLAVVGLEILPLRERKDDIPMLVRSFVEASDLRSKYEQVEFSPEVLQLFKEYDWPGNIRELAHVVECSMIMVGPSGIIEQACLPQHFLEAKREYGRNLGLAAKGSVTAQALPEAPANEYYDYSDVKRTEVIALKNCLNAYERRCITNVLRVTGGNVAKAARILEMTAAGLRYRIKTLEIDDVY
- a CDS encoding ribonucleoside triphosphate reductase, translating into MPTQIMKRDGRLETWSTDRIAQAIFKALQASGIKDPILSKRLGKKVEAKLEGIEIPEQEFVQDMVEQVLMESRLYTVARRYVLYREKRRQLRNQREAYLDIKEIIDDYLGKADWRVSENANMTHSFQGLMLHLSGTVQARYALEKYPEEVRLAHEHGYFHIHDLSFGLAGYCAGWSLRDLLLEGFNLEGRSSAGPARHFDSVLGQMVNFLGTLQNEWAGAQAFNNVDTYLAPFVRHDQLSYDEVRQAMQKFVFNLNTTSRWGGQSPFTNLSFDLVPPRHIADEAVIIGGKLQDSTYGEYVEEMEMINRAFLEVMFEGDYNSRIFSFPIPTYNVTKDFPWDSEIGELLLKLTAKYGVPYFQNFINSDLSPEDVRSMCCRLQMDLRELRKKTGGLFGAGDLTGSIGVVTLNLPKLAYLAQSEEDFLELVTEYSELAKNSLEYKRKLITNNLENGMFPWSRRYLRNGYKGHFSTIGILGGHEACLNLLGKGIETEAGIRLMRRTLNHLRDLTSRFQEETGNLYNLEATPAEGTSYRLAKIDKSLYSEIQAQGNGTPYYTNSTALPVHLCDDVIMALEHQNQLQPLYTGGTVFHTFLGESAADMGALKQFIIKAFSMTKIPYLSITPTFSICKEHGYLRGEQDACPECGAETEIYTRIVGYYRPVSRWNKGKQAEYHDRVTFHGVC
- a CDS encoding DUF4037 domain-containing protein, with amino-acid sequence MAVGLVGEGSECFGFDDVLSRDHDWGPAFCVWLPANELEASRESILTALAELPDEFRDHATRLNPPRPADRVGPLSVEDFYERFTGLRRPPESWREWRLIPEPNLAVCTNGEVFEDNLGLFSAWRETLLTSFPKDLRLKRLAVRCFDMAQAGQYNLLRMGSREDAAAVLFCAARFAEQAVSCVFLLNRRHAPFYKWAARGVRALPRLGMEAGEVLDVLSGVRWSDAGERGRAQDAVEAFCAQVATELRRQEVSGAAGDWLLDHAESVRARITIPALREMPLSLE
- a CDS encoding APC family permease, which encodes MSEQVKLERTLSPLQVCALALGSIVGWGCFVLPGDMFLPQAGPLGTLLGFAIGAFLISFVAMAYSYMIKYAPVAGGEFAWAYIGFGPVAAFICGWALIIGYIAIIAINISALALICRFLLPGFLNFGELYTIAGWKVYAGEVILMSIAVLAFGIMNYRGVSVAGKIQVVLAFMLTFGILALIFGVSSLDTAHLSNLTPVFAEGKSAFSCVLIIFAISPFLYVGFDTVPQAAEEFAFDPARSRNIMLIAIIVGMALYSLVTLAAGLAIPYPEMLQKMAQQRAAGGVAWATAEAATLAFGKFGAVILACAVLGAVCTGINGFYVASTRLMLAMARGRILPTWFGDIHPKYRSPYKAVVFTIILVLLTPYAGRSAVGWTVDMSAVGTAIGYLYTCLAARRMLLTTNAEGKNLKSFYCVVGALTSVLCLLLLCIPGSPAAIGAAPAWCLTVWVVMGVFFYYSSRKTWMDMPEREVRRHMPGSEDIQVFFNPGKRGAEAKSTN
- a CDS encoding chemotaxis protein CheX, translated to MMAMISPKAGKPYVKRDSLAKGDVSAVVGITGAKNGTISLSFEKACAVAIVKNMLGDEITDILTDVRDAVGEITNMVSGQARSGLAEMGMVFQAGTPTVIMGDNHVISHISSGPIMAIPFETEHGGFILEFSFEG
- a CDS encoding anaerobic ribonucleoside-triphosphate reductase activating protein, translated to MRGLQRLSLCDWPGRSCCVIFLGGCNLRCPTCHNFELAWNMESQPLFARSKLLLFLAERKRWLNGVTVTGGEATCAPGLGELLYEIRKIGLPVKLDSNGMRPEILAEALDSGLAEHCAVDVKGPYALYPALSGDRVTAAEARRNLESVFAQAERRPGAFSFRLTRVPGLTGDDIETARGYLPAGHTLTLQTYRAPRRANAHADHEARRPVGNVVNG
- a CDS encoding DUF4125 family protein, producing the protein MITRKDLLSEIIERELAMFQSVNNRGGRADCQDMPESFRLMREITHAVLSVAFLESYGQDLRRAERDGRNFMTEKYAIMEGQIAPINPDPRIPEIADQETDWREAVAAEFPHAVEPGGSEAFRRYLRAELQTYSPGTIGAYAECVDAARREGRNLARERYDLLMSKLGFGSLAEREASVERGG
- a CDS encoding sulfite exporter TauE/SafE family protein encodes the protein MFDLEHIIVFSAWLCGGFISGVSGIGGAMFAVPIAAAFIPMHEVIVLSCILNLAMDAGICVMQYRFCRVTAVLPMLAGAIPGSFAGLYILKFVSGDVLQGGVGLLLLFYVWWQYASRKTKPRGESWPVGASAGLAAGLLGTAISFDGPPVGAYGLYAGWQPRVFLGTMSVFFVLRSTLTCTLQGMAGLYTPSVLSYAMVGVPATFLGALLAYPLTKRIPQLVFRRVLMVIIAVAGASCLLRSLL
- a CDS encoding DMT family transporter; translated protein: MLIQPTLNGPLLVLAGALCFSTTGFAQALVVGDGATPLVIGALRMLIGGAALAAWCVWRGILPNKGRWPLKGVLLPALGLAGYQVLFFTGTASVGVAVGTVASIGVSPLGVAALNWLIYREKPVRAWYPATAAAVLGLVLLNWTDGALDRLCSLLPSLAAGLSYAVYVVCSKPLRMYAPEAIMMMACLLCGLLLGPFLFISPLHWLLSVKGVLVALNLGVVTAALAFSLMLAGLMKTPAPTAATLGLAEPLCAALLGFACLHEPVTAQAVTGIACILCSALVLIFWPTPPCGSGRSSPISERRA